From Acidobacteriota bacterium, a single genomic window includes:
- a CDS encoding cytochrome c — protein sequence MKKQFIKGALIGIAAFLLGAVVIALLVMKLGSVPVNADQQPTALEARLLGLAVHASVARRAQQQPNPVLSTEGGLTTGAEIYTHMCAKCHGQPNAGPSIYGASFYPPAPQLTSHPPQYTEAEIFWIVKHGIRNTAMPAWGRQLSDEDIWQVVAFLKRL from the coding sequence ATGAAGAAGCAGTTTATCAAAGGCGCGTTGATCGGCATCGCGGCGTTCTTGCTGGGCGCAGTCGTGATCGCGCTCTTGGTGATGAAGCTTGGCTCCGTACCTGTCAACGCCGACCAGCAACCGACTGCTTTGGAGGCACGGTTGCTGGGCTTGGCGGTGCATGCGTCAGTTGCGCGGCGTGCGCAGCAACAGCCCAATCCGGTGCTCTCCACGGAAGGAGGCTTAACCACCGGAGCGGAGATCTACACGCATATGTGCGCGAAGTGCCACGGCCAGCCGAACGCCGGGCCGAGCATCTACGGCGCATCGTTCTATCCCCCGGCCCCCCAGCTTACCAGTCACCCGCCTCAGTACACCGAGGCGGAAATTTTCTGGATCGTTAAGCATGGGATTCGCAATACCGCCATGCCAGCCTGGGGCAGACAGCTTTCCGATGAGGACATCTGGCAGGTGGTCGCCTTCCTGAAGCGGCTTTGA
- the cofC gene encoding 2-phospho-L-lactate guanylyltransferase, with the protein MRYILIPVKDLTRAKQRLAALLTQAERTQLAWAMLENTFAAAAQTRTIDRIAVVTLYPPAIELAEKYGMEVILEREQISESASVDFGARELRKRGAEAVLRLPIDLPLITAEDIETVLAHAAPAPSAIIVPSRDGTGTNAILRCPPTLFPSHFGANSLPKHLAEAEKAGAQCQVVELPRIALDIDEPADVLALLTAGHDSPVLQWLIEHGIRQRLAQAQERQSH; encoded by the coding sequence ATGCGCTACATCTTAATCCCAGTCAAAGACCTGACGCGCGCCAAACAGCGCCTGGCCGCCCTGCTGACCCAAGCCGAACGCACGCAACTCGCCTGGGCCATGCTCGAAAACACCTTCGCCGCCGCCGCACAAACGCGCACGATTGACCGTATCGCCGTCGTCACGCTTTATCCGCCCGCAATTGAATTAGCTGAAAAATATGGGATGGAAGTGATCCTCGAACGCGAGCAGATTTCGGAAAGCGCCTCGGTGGATTTTGGTGCGCGGGAATTGCGCAAACGCGGCGCTGAGGCCGTGCTGCGCTTGCCGATTGACCTGCCATTGATTACAGCCGAAGACATTGAAACCGTCCTCGCGCACGCTGCGCCCGCGCCCTCTGCCATCATCGTGCCTTCGCGCGACGGCACGGGCACGAATGCAATCCTGCGCTGCCCGCCCACGCTCTTCCCTTCGCACTTCGGCGCCAACAGTCTGCCGAAACATTTGGCCGAGGCCGAAAAAGCAGGAGCGCAATGCCAGGTCGTGGAACTCCCGCGCATTGCGCTCGACATTGATGAACCGGCAGACGTGCTGGCGTTGTTGACGGCCGGGCACGATTCGCCCGTGCTACAGTGGCTGATCGAACACGGTATTCGCCAGCGGCTGGCGCAAGCGCAAGAACGACAAAGCCATTGA
- a CDS encoding YafY family transcriptional regulator, producing the protein MNRMDRLLGIVLELQRRGTMRAEDLAAKFETSKRTIYRDVQALCETGVPVMSQAGVGYALVAGYFLPPLSFTSDEAAMLLLGGEFMAQNFDAQYRERARHAVNKIETVIPERVRAEVAELRASIHFVTPETLSGETTAELLLPLRRAIIERRAVRFRYHTKFAGDDMSAERVREADPYALLRYGESWYLIAYCHWRQDIRNFRMERVSELEVLEQRFEKQPGFKMEPPVEDQRRIVVRVWFDAEVAPWVKESRSYYIESVEEFPDGLLVTSRVRYEREAVQWILGWGANARVLEPESLKRRVAEEARKIFEINSA; encoded by the coding sequence ATGAATCGAATGGATAGGCTACTCGGCATCGTGCTGGAGTTGCAACGGCGCGGCACCATGCGCGCTGAAGACCTGGCGGCCAAATTCGAGACCAGCAAACGCACGATTTATCGCGACGTGCAGGCGCTGTGCGAAACCGGCGTGCCCGTGATGTCGCAGGCGGGCGTGGGCTATGCGCTGGTTGCGGGTTACTTTCTGCCGCCGCTCAGTTTCACGTCGGATGAAGCGGCGATGCTGTTGCTGGGCGGCGAATTCATGGCGCAGAACTTCGACGCGCAGTACCGCGAGCGTGCCCGGCATGCCGTCAACAAGATCGAAACGGTCATCCCTGAGCGCGTGCGCGCCGAGGTGGCCGAGTTGCGCGCAAGCATTCACTTCGTCACGCCCGAAACCTTGAGCGGCGAGACGACGGCGGAGCTGTTGCTGCCGCTGCGGCGCGCGATCATCGAACGGCGGGCAGTGCGCTTTCGCTATCACACCAAATTCGCGGGCGACGACATGAGCGCCGAACGGGTGCGCGAGGCCGACCCTTACGCGCTGCTGCGTTATGGCGAATCGTGGTACCTGATCGCCTATTGCCACTGGCGGCAGGACATCCGCAATTTCAGGATGGAGCGCGTCAGCGAGTTGGAGGTGCTGGAACAGCGGTTTGAGAAACAGCCGGGTTTCAAAATGGAGCCGCCCGTCGAAGACCAACGCCGCATCGTCGTGCGCGTCTGGTTCGACGCTGAGGTCGCGCCTTGGGTTAAAGAATCGCGGTCTTATTACATCGAGAGCGTCGAAGAGTTCCCCGACGGTTTGCTGGTGACTTCGCGGGTGCGCTACGAGCGCGAGGCGGTGCAGTGGATTTTGGGTTGGGGCGCCAATGCCCGTGTGCTGGAGCCGGAATCGTTGAAACGACGGGTGGCGGAAGAGGCCCGCAAGATTTTTGAAATAAATTCGGCCTAG
- a CDS encoding DinB family protein, whose product MNKAALQGQRFYFNMVHGVTLRLIGTFSDADLDFRPKEGLRSVRELIMHMYTMERSLAANIRSGKLTEESESMAVPEKPAGQAVLAELKTVADLLAYARRYHQALDETAEAMTDEDLQKPVEAWYGSFPAWQFFAFAYDEHWHHRGQLYTYARLLGKEPPMLYDYENSPV is encoded by the coding sequence ATGAACAAAGCGGCACTACAAGGACAACGGTTTTATTTCAACATGGTGCACGGCGTGACATTGCGCCTGATCGGCACGTTCAGCGACGCCGATTTGGACTTTCGCCCGAAAGAGGGCCTGCGCAGCGTGCGCGAACTCATCATGCACATGTACACGATGGAACGGTCGCTGGCCGCTAACATCCGCAGCGGCAAACTGACCGAGGAATCCGAAAGTATGGCGGTGCCGGAAAAACCAGCGGGCCAGGCGGTTTTGGCCGAATTGAAGACAGTGGCCGATTTGCTGGCCTATGCGCGCCGCTATCATCAGGCGCTGGATGAGACGGCAGAAGCAATGACTGACGAAGATTTGCAAAAGCCGGTCGAAGCCTGGTACGGCAGCTTCCCGGCCTGGCAGTTTTTCGCGTTTGCCTATGACGAGCATTGGCACCATCGCGGCCAGCTTTACACTTACGCGCGGCTGCTGGGGAAAGAGCCGCCGATGCTTTACGACTACGAAAACTCGCCGGTGTAA
- a CDS encoding 2-phospho-L-lactate transferase, with translation MITALAGGVGASKLLDGLARALPPEELTIIVNTGDDIEMFGLYIAPDLDIVTYTLAGLVNPAMGWGVKDDSFHCLDSLLRFYDGERWFNLGDRDLATHIFRTNLLKQGVPLSEIAGRIRTTLGVRARILPMTDTHTPTTIITDAGEMHFQEYLVKHRAQPIVQGIRFENIAASQPAPGVLAAIQQSQAVIVCPSNPLISIGPILAVPGVRECLQQTAAKVIAVSPVVGGASLKGPTDRMLAQLGHAVSATQIARLYADFLDAFIIDNQDAEAKVEIEALGVPVLVTNTVMSGANEKLALAQITVQVVEEVTSSNGRVELQS, from the coding sequence ATGATTACCGCACTCGCAGGCGGCGTCGGCGCGTCGAAATTGCTGGATGGCCTGGCCCGCGCGCTGCCGCCCGAAGAACTCACCATCATCGTCAACACGGGCGACGACATCGAAATGTTCGGCCTCTACATCGCGCCCGATCTGGACATCGTCACCTACACGCTGGCGGGGTTGGTCAATCCGGCAATGGGCTGGGGCGTCAAAGATGACAGCTTTCATTGCCTGGATTCGCTGCTGCGGTTTTACGATGGCGAACGCTGGTTCAATCTGGGCGACCGCGATCTGGCGACACACATCTTCCGCACAAACTTATTGAAACAGGGCGTGCCGCTGTCAGAAATTGCCGGCCGCATTCGCACGACGCTCGGCGTGCGTGCGCGCATCCTGCCGATGACCGATACACACACGCCGACCACGATCATCACCGACGCGGGCGAAATGCACTTTCAGGAATATCTGGTCAAGCATCGTGCGCAACCCATTGTGCAAGGCATACGTTTTGAAAACATCGCAGCGTCGCAACCCGCGCCCGGCGTGCTCGCGGCTATTCAACAAAGCCAGGCCGTCATCGTCTGCCCCAGCAATCCGCTCATCAGCATCGGCCCGATTCTGGCCGTCCCCGGCGTGCGCGAATGCTTGCAACAAACGGCAGCCAAAGTCATCGCCGTCAGCCCCGTCGTTGGCGGCGCTTCACTCAAAGGCCCGACCGACCGGATGCTGGCGCAACTGGGCCACGCGGTTTCAGCCACGCAGATCGCACGGCTTTATGCCGATTTCCTCGATGCGTTCATCATTGATAACCAGGATGCTGAGGCCAAGGTAGAGATTGAAGCGCTCGGCGTGCCCGTTCTCGTGACAAATACCGTGATGAGCGGGGCCAACGAGAAGCTGGCCCTCGCTCAAATCACGGTTCAAGTAGTTGAGGAGGTCACTTCCTCAAACGGTCGAGTCGAGTTGCAGAGTTAA
- the cofE gene encoding coenzyme F420-0:L-glutamate ligase, with amino-acid sequence MESPQTIQFIPLPSLPEVKPNDDLAQLIARAARKAEVQLCDGDVLVVAQKIVSKAEGRLVNLAAIKPSPFAEEVAARQQRDARLIEIVLREAARIVRMDEHVLITETKHGFVCANAGVDKSNVKGKDWVALLPLAPDDSALLLRARLAELLKIEVAVLITDTFGRAWREGLTNVAIGVAGLNPVHDFRGETDDFGKPLAATVLAVADEIAAASGLLMRKTARIPVVIARGVPYDRGEGSAQPLIRARERDLFR; translated from the coding sequence ATGGAAAGTCCGCAAACCATCCAGTTCATCCCCTTGCCCAGCCTGCCTGAGGTCAAGCCGAACGACGATTTGGCGCAACTGATCGCCCGCGCCGCGCGCAAGGCCGAGGTGCAATTGTGCGATGGCGATGTGCTGGTTGTGGCGCAAAAGATCGTCTCAAAAGCCGAAGGTCGGCTGGTCAATCTGGCCGCAATCAAACCGTCGCCATTTGCCGAAGAGGTTGCCGCCCGCCAACAGCGCGACGCCCGGCTAATCGAGATCGTCCTGCGCGAAGCCGCGCGCATTGTCCGCATGGACGAACACGTGTTGATCACGGAGACCAAACACGGTTTCGTGTGCGCCAACGCGGGCGTGGATAAATCGAATGTCAAAGGCAAAGACTGGGTGGCGTTGCTGCCGCTTGCACCGGACGATTCAGCGCTGCTCTTGCGCGCGCGACTGGCCGAGTTGCTCAAGATCGAAGTCGCTGTGCTCATCACCGATACGTTTGGACGGGCTTGGCGCGAGGGGCTGACGAACGTGGCCATCGGCGTCGCGGGCTTGAATCCGGTGCACGACTTTCGCGGCGAGACCGATGATTTCGGCAAACCGCTCGCCGCCACGGTGCTGGCCGTCGCCGATGAAATCGCCGCCGCATCGGGTTTGCTGATGCGCAAAACCGCCCGCATTCCCGTCGTCATTGCGCGCGGCGTCCCCTATGACCGTGGCGAAGGCAGCGCGCAACCTTTGATCAGAGCGCGCGAACGCGATCTGTTTCGCTAA
- a CDS encoding tetratricopeptide repeat protein, which translates to MRTQRLLAGAVFCWFSACLSVAAQTAPPETTSLLGVKHYAQADEKGEVAAAEKKLAADPGNLELLIALGRAQASVWRYNDAIATYTRGIVAAPTNAMLYRQRGHRYISTRQFDKAIADLEKATQLKTDDFDIWYHLGLAYYLKGKFDKAARAYQSCLAVAEKSGKDDSIIAVSDWLYMSYRRLGKAADAAKVLARITPRMQVVENKSYYDRLLFYKGLKPEAELVNLEKASDLEIATVGYGLGNWHLYNGNKAKAAEFFRRIVSGKYWPAFGFIAAEAELARGKK; encoded by the coding sequence ATGCGCACCCAACGTCTGTTGGCCGGTGCGGTGTTCTGTTGGTTTTCGGCGTGCCTTTCAGTCGCGGCGCAAACCGCGCCACCGGAAACCACTTCGCTGCTCGGCGTCAAACATTACGCCCAGGCTGACGAGAAAGGCGAGGTCGCCGCTGCCGAAAAGAAGCTCGCGGCCGATCCAGGCAACCTCGAATTGCTGATCGCCTTGGGCCGCGCGCAAGCCAGCGTGTGGCGCTACAACGATGCGATTGCGACCTATACGCGGGGGATCGTTGCTGCGCCGACGAACGCCATGCTCTATCGTCAGCGCGGCCATCGCTACATCTCGACGCGGCAATTTGATAAGGCGATTGCCGACCTGGAAAAAGCCACGCAACTCAAGACCGACGATTTCGACATCTGGTATCACCTGGGCTTGGCCTATTACCTGAAAGGCAAATTCGACAAAGCCGCGCGCGCCTATCAAAGCTGCCTGGCTGTGGCGGAAAAAAGCGGTAAGGATGATTCGATCATCGCCGTTTCGGATTGGCTTTATATGTCGTATCGCCGCCTGGGCAAGGCTGCCGACGCTGCTAAAGTGCTCGCACGCATCACGCCGCGTATGCAGGTCGTAGAGAACAAGTCGTATTACGACCGGCTGCTGTTTTACAAAGGGCTGAAGCCGGAAGCTGAGTTGGTCAATTTGGAAAAGGCGAGCGATCTGGAAATCGCGACGGTCGGCTATGGCCTGGGCAATTGGCACTTGTACAACGGCAACAAGGCCAAAGCCGCAGAGTTTTTTCGCCGCATCGTGAGTGGCAAGTATTGGCCCGCGTTTGGCTTCATCGCGGCAGAGGCCGAGCTGGCGCGTGGGAAAAAGTGA
- a CDS encoding 4-hydroxy-tetrahydrodipicolinate synthase, whose product MATINQIKGCGTAIVTPFKQDESIDEAALRRFVEFQIANGVDFLIACGTTGESVTLSEEEQARVVQITIEAAAGRVPVLGGAGGYNTRENIEKTHRYEKLGADAILSVTPYYNKPTQEGLYQHFRAIHDATSLPIMLYNVPGRTSVNMEPATTARLASLPRIHSIKEASGNISQIGEVAALTAGLDFKLFAGDDSVVLPVAALGGIGVVSVASNIAPKLTSDLAHLCLAGNYVEARKLYNRLTPLFKTLFIESNPMPVKAALAMAGLIEEVYRLPMVPMTQGNRAKLAQVLSELGILGKAITQAGSQ is encoded by the coding sequence ATGGCAACCATCAACCAAATCAAAGGCTGCGGCACGGCCATCGTGACGCCCTTCAAGCAGGATGAATCCATTGACGAGGCGGCGTTGCGCCGGTTCGTCGAATTCCAAATCGCCAACGGCGTGGACTTCCTGATCGCCTGCGGCACGACCGGCGAGAGCGTGACGCTGAGCGAAGAAGAACAAGCGCGCGTCGTGCAAATCACCATCGAAGCCGCCGCGGGTCGCGTGCCCGTGCTGGGCGGCGCGGGCGGATACAACACGCGCGAGAACATCGAAAAGACGCATCGTTATGAAAAGCTCGGCGCGGACGCGATTCTTTCGGTGACACCGTATTACAACAAACCTACTCAAGAAGGTTTGTATCAGCACTTCCGCGCGATCCACGACGCGACGAGCCTGCCGATCATGCTCTACAACGTGCCGGGCCGCACGAGTGTGAATATGGAACCGGCGACGACCGCGCGCCTGGCCTCCTTGCCGCGCATCCACAGCATCAAAGAGGCCTCCGGCAACATCTCGCAAATCGGCGAAGTCGCCGCGCTGACCGCCGGGCTGGATTTCAAACTTTTCGCGGGTGATGACAGCGTGGTGCTGCCGGTGGCGGCGCTGGGCGGCATCGGCGTCGTTTCGGTCGCCTCGAACATCGCGCCCAAACTGACGAGCGACCTCGCGCATTTGTGTTTGGCTGGCAATTACGTCGAAGCGCGTAAGCTTTACAACCGGCTCACGCCACTGTTCAAAACGCTGTTTATCGAAAGCAATCCGATGCCGGTGAAAGCGGCGCTGGCAATGGCGGGGCTGATCGAAGAGGTCTACCGGCTGCCAATGGTGCCGATGACACAGGGCAATCGCGCCAAGCTGGCACAGGTACTGAGCGAGCTTGGCATTCTGGGCAAAGCGATCACCCAGGCGGGAAGTCAATAA
- a CDS encoding dihydrodipicolinate reductase codes for MNIALVGYGKMGKMIEGIAQQRGHTVVARFDIDNNVDGAGLTAEALAGVDAAIEFTMPATALINIRRLVALRVPTVVGTTGWLAHLDEVKQLVAAHNAALVYGSNFSIGMNLFFKLVRDASVLFARYTEYDPFLFEAHHKFKKDAPSGTALSLAKEMRASYGERTPDFPTGISVLRAGHIPGTHEVGFDSEADTVTLTHVARSRAGFATGAVLAAELLAGKTGFYEFPELLFAE; via the coding sequence ATGAATATCGCACTCGTCGGTTACGGCAAGATGGGCAAAATGATCGAAGGCATTGCGCAACAGCGCGGCCACACGGTCGTCGCGCGCTTCGACATTGATAACAACGTGGACGGCGCGGGCCTCACCGCCGAGGCGCTCGCGGGCGTTGACGCCGCCATCGAATTCACCATGCCCGCCACGGCGCTCATCAACATTCGCCGCCTCGTTGCGTTGCGGGTTCCCACGGTCGTCGGCACGACGGGCTGGCTCGCGCATCTCGACGAAGTCAAACAACTCGTCGCCGCGCACAACGCCGCGTTGGTTTATGGCAGCAACTTTTCCATCGGCATGAATTTATTCTTTAAGCTCGTGCGCGATGCGTCGGTGCTGTTTGCGCGCTACACCGAATATGACCCGTTCTTGTTTGAGGCGCACCACAAATTCAAAAAGGATGCACCATCGGGCACGGCGCTGTCGCTCGCCAAAGAGATGCGCGCCAGTTACGGCGAGCGCACGCCCGACTTTCCCACTGGCATCAGTGTCCTGCGGGCCGGACACATTCCCGGCACGCACGAAGTCGGGTTCGACAGCGAAGCCGATACGGTCACGCTCACGCACGTTGCGCGCTCGCGCGCGGGCTTCGCCACCGGTGCGGTGCTGGCGGCGGAATTGCTGGCGGGCAAGACAGGCTTTTACGAATTTCCCGAATTGTTATTTGCAGAGTAG
- a CDS encoding GNAT family N-acetyltransferase, translating into MQATLVRLRPLSLADAAHYARLLGADWESIKTTGSIPYPCTEAAAREWLAQRLDWHPHMFAILRQPEDEFVGAIGLVEQVRQTFEIGYWVGRKYAGNGYASAAVQLVIALARSLKARKLLAGVFPENKASARILEKAGFIFTGAAEMDFPLRGGWRTNHEYELNLS; encoded by the coding sequence ATGCAAGCAACACTCGTCAGATTACGCCCGCTCAGCTTGGCAGACGCTGCGCATTACGCGCGCTTGCTCGGTGCTGATTGGGAGAGTATCAAAACCACGGGGAGCATCCCCTACCCCTGCACCGAAGCGGCGGCGCGCGAATGGCTTGCGCAACGGCTGGACTGGCACCCGCACATGTTCGCCATCTTGCGCCAGCCCGAGGATGAATTTGTCGGCGCCATCGGGTTGGTCGAACAAGTCAGGCAAACGTTTGAAATCGGTTATTGGGTGGGGCGCAAATACGCGGGCAACGGCTATGCTTCCGCCGCCGTGCAATTGGTGATCGCGCTGGCGCGTTCGCTGAAGGCGCGAAAATTGTTGGCGGGTGTTTTCCCCGAAAACAAAGCGTCGGCCCGCATCCTGGAAAAAGCCGGGTTCATTTTCACCGGCGCTGCCGAAATGGATTTTCCGCTGCGCGGCGGTTGGCGCACCAATCACGAATACGAACTGAATCTCTCATGA
- the lysC gene encoding lysine-sensitive aspartokinase 3, with the protein MIVMKFGGTSVEDATAMRRLVSIVTPRLRRQPIVVVSAMGKTTNGLLEAARLAAANDLTAAYARVEPLAAHHFKTADELALPDEREELRAALIRQFDEVKAALAEIQGAGAITPRLSDAVSASGELLSSHIVAAAFRAAGVNGQRVDVRPLMRTNDDFTRAAVQFDAANPRLKSGFVPVLAEGGVPVTQGFIGSTAQGVTTTIGRGGSDFSASIIGAALAAEEIQIWTDVDGIMTTDPRIVAEAAKVKTISFAEASELAYFGAKVLHPSTLLPAMAEDIPVFVCNSRRPEAAGTAIVRKAAAASALVKAIAFKRGITIVNVTSDRMLMAHGFLARLFAIFDNHETPVDMVATSEVSVSMTLDDTRHLDAVIADLNEFGEVEVERNQALICVVGEQLKYTPGVAARIFSSIAEVNVSMISHGASAINVSFIVADNEVEKAVKVLHREFFSTLDEATFEAPARAQAAG; encoded by the coding sequence ATGATCGTGATGAAGTTTGGTGGCACTTCGGTCGAAGACGCGACCGCCATGCGCCGCCTTGTTTCCATCGTTACCCCGCGTTTGCGACGCCAGCCCATCGTGGTCGTCTCGGCGATGGGCAAGACGACGAATGGCTTGCTCGAAGCCGCACGGCTAGCGGCGGCGAACGATTTGACGGCTGCGTATGCGCGCGTCGAGCCGTTGGCTGCGCATCATTTCAAAACCGCCGATGAGTTGGCGCTGCCCGACGAACGCGAAGAATTGCGCGCTGCGCTCATCCGCCAATTCGACGAAGTCAAAGCCGCGCTGGCTGAGATTCAAGGGGCTGGCGCAATTACACCGCGCTTGTCTGACGCGGTGTCGGCCAGCGGTGAATTGCTGTCGTCGCACATCGTGGCGGCGGCGTTTCGCGCGGCGGGCGTCAACGGACAGCGCGTGGACGTGCGCCCATTGATGCGCACCAACGACGATTTCACGCGCGCCGCCGTACAATTCGACGCGGCCAATCCGCGTTTGAAAAGCGGCTTTGTGCCCGTGCTGGCCGAGGGCGGTGTGCCCGTGACGCAAGGTTTCATCGGTTCGACAGCGCAAGGTGTCACGACGACCATCGGGCGCGGCGGATCGGATTTTTCGGCTTCGATCATCGGCGCGGCGCTCGCTGCCGAAGAGATTCAAATCTGGACGGATGTGGATGGCATTATGACGACCGACCCGCGCATTGTCGCCGAGGCCGCCAAAGTCAAAACCATCTCGTTTGCCGAGGCTTCCGAATTGGCCTACTTCGGCGCGAAGGTCTTGCACCCTTCGACGCTGTTGCCGGCGATGGCCGAGGACATTCCGGTCTTCGTCTGCAACTCGCGCCGTCCCGAAGCTGCGGGCACGGCCATTGTGCGCAAGGCGGCGGCGGCCAGCGCCTTGGTCAAAGCGATTGCGTTCAAGCGTGGCATCACCATTGTCAACGTGACTTCCGACCGTATGCTGATGGCGCACGGCTTTCTGGCGCGGCTGTTCGCCATCTTCGACAACCACGAGACGCCCGTGGATATGGTGGCGACGTCAGAGGTCAGCGTTTCGATGACGCTCGACGACACGCGCCATCTGGATGCTGTGATTGCTGACTTAAATGAATTTGGCGAAGTCGAGGTCGAACGCAATCAGGCGTTGATTTGCGTGGTCGGCGAACAGTTGAAATACACACCGGGCGTGGCCGCGCGGATTTTTTCAAGCATTGCCGAAGTCAACGTTTCGATGATTTCGCACGGCGCGTCGGCCATCAACGTCAGCTTCATCGTCGCCGACAACGAAGTCGAGAAAGCCGTCAAGGTCTTGCACCGGGAGTTTTTCAGCACGCTCGATGAAGCGACGTTTGAAGCCCCGGCGCGCGCGCAAGCGGCAGGCTGA